From Patescibacteria group bacterium, one genomic window encodes:
- a CDS encoding exodeoxyribonuclease VII small subunit, whose protein sequence is MTTKKIDKIDLNDQLRRLSEIAEWFEQQEEVDVEEGLKKVKEAALLIKMSKKRLTEVENEFEEIKKDIADEVEEVEENEDNNVSEEIDVQNEEVDIEDEQIENIPF, encoded by the coding sequence ATGACAACCAAAAAAATAGATAAAATTGATTTAAATGATCAGTTAAGAAGACTTTCAGAAATAGCCGAATGGTTTGAGCAGCAAGAGGAGGTTGATGTTGAAGAAGGGTTGAAAAAAGTTAAAGAAGCCGCTTTGTTAATAAAAATGAGTAAAAAGCGTCTAACTGAAGTGGAGAATGAATTTGAGGAAATTAAAAAAGACATTGCTGACGAGGTTGAAGAAGTTGAAGAAAACGAGGATAATAATGTGAGTGAAGAGATTGATGTTCAGAATGAAGAAGTTGATATTGAGGATGAACAGATAGAAAATATTCCTTTCTAG
- the xseA gene encoding exodeoxyribonuclease VII large subunit, whose translation MIDKEVKTNLISTKDAVSVSDYINFLNRELKQYPAKIIGEVGVVKISTAGHVYFTLKDQNEEYTINCIIWRGNYSLFSIELKEGMELIVTGQPKIYEVRGDLSFIAETIELVGEGKLRKEYEKLKKKLTMEGIFDPSRKRPIPQYPQKIGVITSRKGAVIEDFLNNLNKFGFQVKMIDTAVEGQRAVKPLLAAIKIFSKQDIDVLVIIRGGGSMESLVAFDNEILVREVANFPVPVIAGIGHHKDVPLVALAADRMESTPTAATKVINKSWEEAYAKLDRYEYQIMDYFNRLISNARIGIDRKVSLINDELNKIFNKFNTIKTNLKLSISKMEYSLSSIRSTLVDYPKSVEENFFNLLSGSKTNLDNFWSNTKNKFQIILANYNRNLAFSDKIIRSNDPLKNLKLGYSIAKINGRVIRTIEDIKINDEFDLQITDGIINSTVRKINKLK comes from the coding sequence ATGATAGATAAAGAAGTGAAAACAAATTTAATAAGCACCAAAGATGCTGTATCGGTATCAGATTACATTAATTTTCTTAATAGAGAGCTTAAGCAATACCCAGCGAAAATAATAGGTGAAGTCGGCGTTGTTAAAATTTCAACGGCAGGTCATGTTTACTTTACTTTAAAAGATCAAAATGAAGAATATACAATTAACTGCATTATTTGGAGGGGAAATTATAGCCTTTTTAGTATTGAATTGAAAGAAGGAATGGAGTTAATAGTTACCGGACAACCAAAAATCTATGAAGTACGCGGCGATCTGTCTTTTATAGCAGAAACTATTGAACTTGTCGGGGAGGGAAAATTAAGAAAGGAATATGAAAAACTTAAGAAAAAACTTACAATGGAAGGTATTTTTGACCCCAGCAGGAAACGTCCAATACCGCAATATCCGCAAAAGATTGGGGTTATTACTTCAAGAAAAGGTGCGGTTATTGAGGATTTTCTTAATAATCTTAATAAATTTGGCTTTCAAGTAAAAATGATTGATACAGCCGTTGAAGGTCAAAGAGCAGTTAAACCTCTGTTAGCAGCTATAAAAATATTCAGCAAGCAAGATATTGATGTTTTGGTTATCATTCGCGGGGGTGGCTCCATGGAATCTCTAGTCGCTTTTGATAATGAAATTTTAGTAAGAGAAGTAGCTAATTTTCCAGTCCCGGTAATAGCCGGTATAGGCCACCATAAAGACGTGCCTCTTGTTGCTTTAGCGGCAGATAGAATGGAATCTACCCCAACTGCCGCCACGAAAGTGATAAATAAATCATGGGAAGAGGCTTATGCGAAGCTTGATCGTTATGAGTATCAAATCATGGATTATTTTAATAGATTGATTAGCAATGCAAGAATTGGTATAGATAGGAAGGTGAGTTTAATTAATGATGAACTTAATAAGATTTTTAATAAATTCAATACTATTAAAACTAATCTTAAGTTATCCATTTCAAAAATGGAATATTCTTTGTCTTCTATTAGGAGCACATTAGTAGATTATCCGAAATCAGTGGAAGAAAACTTTTTTAATTTGTTATCTGGCTCAAAAACTAACCTAGATAATTTTTGGAGTAATACTAAAAATAAGTTTCAAATTATTTTAGCAAATTATAATAGAAATCTTGCTTTTAGCGATAAGATAATAAGATCTAATGATCCTTTAAAAAATCTTAAACTTGGATATAGCATTGCAAAAATAAATGGTAGGGTAATAAGGACCATAGAAGATATAAAAATAAACGATGAGTTTGATCTTCAAATAACCGATGGAATTATCAATTCAACAGTAAGAAAAATTAATAAATTAAAATAA
- a CDS encoding AbrB/MazE/SpoVT family DNA-binding domain-containing protein, translating to MARRKTENENIRKLTKIGDKSVGLTLPIEMIRKLNWREKQKVIVKKRGKGILITDWKK from the coding sequence ATGGCAAGAAGAAAAACCGAGAATGAAAATATAAGAAAGCTAACCAAAATAGGGGACAAAAGCGTTGGGTTGACTTTGCCGATTGAAATGATACGAAAATTAAATTGGAGAGAGAAACAAAAAGTCATTGTTAAAAAACGAGGAAAAGGGATATTAATTACTGATTGGAAAAAATAA